One window from the genome of Drosophila albomicans strain 15112-1751.03 chromosome 2L, ASM965048v2, whole genome shotgun sequence encodes:
- the LOC117565922 gene encoding solute carrier organic anion transporter family member 5A1 isoform X1 has product MSAKSRNTMEQYTNPSFEQECNPTAAATTTIGGGAGGSAVTAAVPVGGGLGTVTAAAGDADGATHRKGHRRQESMYQMTGLYSEANSGDDSSIDAAQDGPHMGMATTAVGVELGAATDTNAVLKCHSRQPSAAAAVGGKCSNADHQRTDDDDEDEEQFHSRDCGILNCRPYGIQRFARIKIFVLLLSLLVMMQQALSSGYINSVITTIEKRFEIPSSYSGLIASSYEIGNVITVIFVSYLGSRRHIPVWIGIGAVIMGIGSLVFMVPHFTGEPNPGIAIKNKTSDNICRSALVRDQDMDLGRLSSGLSNQPLAPHTLREDNCLEGKASTTGPVLLFVLAQLLLGCGGSPLFTLGTTYVDDHVRTESSSMYIGCMYSMAAFGPVVGFLLGAYLLSFHMDSLSSTIISITPGDRRWVGMWWGGFLLCGVILLVVAVPFFSFPKVLTREKKKIRKSSVVQLALPNNSSATAATDELGKVKKVEIVAVTSKEEEAQSPPKVDTGYGKDIKDIPQSMLRLVKNPVYIVTCLGACMELMIVSGFVVFLPKYLETQFSLGKSQANIFTGSIAVPGACIGIFIGGCVLKRFQLKPKGAVQFVLITNVICLACYAMLFFLGCDNLKMAGTTIPYYTKQGSTLEQPFQVNLTAACNFGCECLTSEVEPVCGNNGLTYFSPCHAGCTAFSSSSNYTNCACVHANISSSIYRGAGGSQAQALSANEDFAEVTVVPVATAGPCATPCRTIYPFLILLFFMTFVVASTQMPLLMIVLRSVSEEERSFALGMQFVIFRLFGYIPAPILFGNLIDSTCLLWKSSCGEKGGRCLIYDIEKFRYKYVGLCATVKLVALFIFIVDWWLVRRRKQLEKMKPLNASDPIIGSIISLDKLFEEKLTGSEPNTGFVGGNGELIIPTDIMRHSRNDSRTMQLEYCYDKCGQVIPVPSTCHVPQTKSKKHFRSASCDVKMIRSFAKDHNVAGGVATASAADAAGDKYRNLKKLQSHTRNHSTDLNPQDARHKTLRDDPTLPIRYIQNQLRPQDCAEEDDDDELTTGCGHFVKKHSRNHSYDQIYMPNNIRFDADFLRHPHHAHSHHSNPKKNVNLLKNVVSGDGKLKNSNETEAAAAAVAGGGSRCHSRNNSKDLNSQLALTEPAATGLSILRHRRTNSKDLNYSILPETSVATAAAAASAQSSHSNHTRNTSHHKIQIDDDRNELINDQDNEDDEDSSVRL; this is encoded by the exons atGTCGGCGAAATCAAGAAACACGATGGAGCAGTACACAAATCCCTCCTTCGAGCAGGAATGCaatccaacagcagcagccaccacaACAATAGGAGGAGGAGCGGGAGGAAGTGCGGTGACAGCTGCCGTGCCAGTTGGAGGAGGATTAGGCACAGTTACAGCAGCTGCAGGCGATGCCGATGGAGCAACACATCGCAAAGGTCACAG GCGACAGGAATCGATGTACCAGATGACAGGCCTCTATTCGGAGGCGAATAGTGGCGACGACAGCAGCATCGATGCCGCCCAAGATGGTCCCCACATGGGCATGGCCACCACAGCAGTGGGCGTCGAGCTCGGAGCTGCGACGGACACGAATGCAGTGCTCAAGTGCCACAGTCGTCAGccatcggcagcagcagcagttggtgGAAAGTGCAGCAATGCTGATCACCAACGGACggacgacgatgatgaggatgaggagcaGTTTCATTCGCGAGACTGCGGCATCTTGAATTGTCGTCCCTATGGCATCCAAAGATTCGCCCGCATCAAGATCTTTGTGCTGCTTCTTTCGCTGCTCGTGATGATGCAGCAAGCGCTCAGCTCGGGTTACATCAATTCAGTGATTACGACGATCGAGAAACGCTTTGAGATCCCCTCGAGTTACTCGGGTCTGATTGCGTCCAGCTACGAGATTGGCAACGTCATCACCGTCATCTTTGTCAGCTATCTCGGTAGTCGGCGGCACATTCCCGTCTGGATTGGCATCGGCGCCGTGATCATGGGCATTGGCTCGCTGGTGTTTATGGTGCCGCATTTTACCGGCGAACCCAATCCCGGCATTGCCATCAAGAACAAGACCAGCGACAACATTTGCCGCAGCGCTCTTGTGCGTGACCAGGACATGGATCTGGGACGCCTCTCGAGCGGACTCTCCAATCAGCCCCTGGCACCGCACACACTCCGCGAGGACAATTGCCTGGAGGGCAAAGCCTCCACCACGGGTCCCGTGCTGCTCTTTGTCCTAGCCCAGCTGCTGTTGGGTTGCGGTGGCAGTCCGCTCTTCACTCTGGGCACCACCTATGTGGACGATCATGTGCGCACCGAGAGCTCATCCATGTACATTGGCTGCATGTACAGCATGGCTGCCTTTGGCCCTGTCGTTGGCTTCCTGCTGGGCGCCTATCTGCTCAGCTTTCACATGGACTCGCTCTCATCCACCATCATTTCGATAA CTCCTGGTGATCGTCGCTGGGTGGGCATGTGGTGGGGAGGCTTCCTCCTATGCGGCGTCATTCTGCTCGTGGTCGCGGTGCCCTTCTTCAGCTTCCCCAAAGTGCTGACGcgcgagaagaagaagatacgCAAGAGCAGCGTCGTCCAACTGGCGCTGCCCAACAACTCGAGCGCAACGGCTGCCACCGATGAGCTGGGGAAGGTGAAGAAGGTGGAGATTGTGGCCGTGACCAGCAAAGAGGAGGAGGCACAATCCCCGCCCAAGGTGGACACTGGCTACGGCAAGGATATCAAGGATATACCACAGTCAATGCTGCGTCTGGTCAAGAATCCCGTGTACATTGTGACCTGCCTTGGCGCCTGCATGGAGCTGATGATTGTCTCTGGCTTTGTGGTGTTTCTGCCCAAGTACCTGGAGACACAGTTCAGTCTGGGCAAGAGTCAGGCGAACATCTTCACCGGTTCGATTGCAGTGCCCGGCGCCTGCATTGGCATCTTCATTGGCGGCTGTGTGCTCAAGAGATTCCAGCTGAAACCGAAGGGCGCTGTGCAGTTTGTACTGATCACGAATGTGATCTGCTTGGCCTGCTATGCCATGTTGTTCTTCTTGGGTTGTGATAATCTCAAAATGGCTGGCACAACAATACCCTACTACACGAAGCAGGGCTCGACACTGGAGCAACCGTTCCAGGTGAATCTCACGGCAGCGTGCAACTTTGGCTGCGAGTGCTTGACCAGCGAAGTGGAACCCGTTTGTGGCAACAATGGCTTGACCTACTTCAGTCCCTGTCACGCCGGCTGCACTGCCTTCTCCTCCAGCTCCAATTACACCAATTGTGCAT GTGTTCACGCCAATATTTCAAGCAGCATTTATCGTGGCGCCGGCGGCAGTCAGGCTCAAGCTCTCAGTGCCAACGAGGACTTTGCCGAGGTGACTGTGGTGCCGGTGGCCACCGCTGGCCCCTGTGCCACGCCCTGTCGCACCATTTATCCCTTCCTCATACTGCTCTTCTTCATGACCTTCGTGGTGGCCTCCACTCAGATGCCGCTGCTCATGATTGTGCTGCGATCCGTGTCCGAGGAGGAACGTTCCTTTGCTCTGGGCATGCAGTTTGTCATCTTCCGCTTGTTCGGTTATATTCCCGCTCCTATTCTGTTCGGCAATCTCATCGATTCCACGTGTCTGCTCTGGAAATCTTCTTGTGGAGAAAAAGGCGGTCGTTGTCTTATCTACGACATAGAAAAGTTCCGCTACAA ATATGTGGGTCTCTGTGCCACCGTCAAGCTGGTGGCACTCTTCATCTTCATTGTGGACTGGTGGCTAGTGCGCAGGCGCAAGCAGCTCGAGAAGATGAAGCCTCTGAATGCCAGCGATCCCATCATTGGCTCCATTATTAGCTTGGACAAAT TGTTCGAGGAGAAGCTGACAGGCAGTGAGCCGAACACAGGATTCGTTGGCGGCAACGGAGAGCTGATAATACCCACAGACATAATGCGGCACTCGCGAAATGATTCCCGCACCATGCAGCTGGAGTACTG TTACGACAAGTGTGGGCAGGTGATACCTGTGCCGAGCACTTGCCACGTGCCGCAGACCAAGTCTAAGAAGCACTTCCGCAGCGCTTCCTGCGATGTCAAAATGATACGTAGCTTTGCCAAGGATCACAATGTGGCTGGCGGAGTGGCGACTGCATCGGCTGCAGATGCAGCTGGCGACAAGTACAGGAATCTGAAGAAACTGCAGTCGCATACACGGAATCATTCGACGGATCTGAATCCGCAGGATGCGCGTCACAAGACGCTGCGCGATGATCCCACGCTGCCCATACGCTACATACAGAATCAGTTGCGGCCGCAGGATTGCGCCGAGgaggatgacgacgatgagCTGACCACGGGCTGTGGCCACTTTGTGAAGAAGCATTCGCGGAATCACAGCTACGATCAGATCTATATGCCCAATAACATACGCTTCGATGCGGACTTCTTGCGGCATCCACATCATGCGCACTCGCATCACAGCAATCCCAAGAAGAATGTCAATCTGCTGAAGAATGTGGTCAGTGGCGATGGCAAGTTGAAGAACTCCAATGAGacggaggcagcagcagcagctgtagcTGGCGGTGGTTCACGTTGCCATTCGCGCAACAACTCCAAGGATCTGAATAGTCAGCTGGCATTGACTGAACCAGCAGCCACTGGTCTCAGCATATTGCGGCATCGACGCACCAACTCCAAGGATCTGAACTACAGCATATTGCCAGAGACGTCTGTCGCCacagcggctgcagctgcatctgCGCAATCCTCCCACAGCAATCACACGCGGAATACGTCGCATCACAAGATACAGATCGATGATGATCGCAACGAGCTGATCAACGACCAGGACAACGAGGATGACGAGGATTCCTCAGTACGCTTGTAG
- the LOC117565922 gene encoding solute carrier organic anion transporter family member 5A1 isoform X2: MYQMTGLYSEANSGDDSSIDAAQDGPHMGMATTAVGVELGAATDTNAVLKCHSRQPSAAAAVGGKCSNADHQRTDDDDEDEEQFHSRDCGILNCRPYGIQRFARIKIFVLLLSLLVMMQQALSSGYINSVITTIEKRFEIPSSYSGLIASSYEIGNVITVIFVSYLGSRRHIPVWIGIGAVIMGIGSLVFMVPHFTGEPNPGIAIKNKTSDNICRSALVRDQDMDLGRLSSGLSNQPLAPHTLREDNCLEGKASTTGPVLLFVLAQLLLGCGGSPLFTLGTTYVDDHVRTESSSMYIGCMYSMAAFGPVVGFLLGAYLLSFHMDSLSSTIISITPGDRRWVGMWWGGFLLCGVILLVVAVPFFSFPKVLTREKKKIRKSSVVQLALPNNSSATAATDELGKVKKVEIVAVTSKEEEAQSPPKVDTGYGKDIKDIPQSMLRLVKNPVYIVTCLGACMELMIVSGFVVFLPKYLETQFSLGKSQANIFTGSIAVPGACIGIFIGGCVLKRFQLKPKGAVQFVLITNVICLACYAMLFFLGCDNLKMAGTTIPYYTKQGSTLEQPFQVNLTAACNFGCECLTSEVEPVCGNNGLTYFSPCHAGCTAFSSSSNYTNCACVHANISSSIYRGAGGSQAQALSANEDFAEVTVVPVATAGPCATPCRTIYPFLILLFFMTFVVASTQMPLLMIVLRSVSEEERSFALGMQFVIFRLFGYIPAPILFGNLIDSTCLLWKSSCGEKGGRCLIYDIEKFRYKYVGLCATVKLVALFIFIVDWWLVRRRKQLEKMKPLNASDPIIGSIISLDKLFEEKLTGSEPNTGFVGGNGELIIPTDIMRHSRNDSRTMQLEYCYDKCGQVIPVPSTCHVPQTKSKKHFRSASCDVKMIRSFAKDHNVAGGVATASAADAAGDKYRNLKKLQSHTRNHSTDLNPQDARHKTLRDDPTLPIRYIQNQLRPQDCAEEDDDDELTTGCGHFVKKHSRNHSYDQIYMPNNIRFDADFLRHPHHAHSHHSNPKKNVNLLKNVVSGDGKLKNSNETEAAAAAVAGGGSRCHSRNNSKDLNSQLALTEPAATGLSILRHRRTNSKDLNYSILPETSVATAAAAASAQSSHSNHTRNTSHHKIQIDDDRNELINDQDNEDDEDSSVRL, translated from the exons ATGTACCAGATGACAGGCCTCTATTCGGAGGCGAATAGTGGCGACGACAGCAGCATCGATGCCGCCCAAGATGGTCCCCACATGGGCATGGCCACCACAGCAGTGGGCGTCGAGCTCGGAGCTGCGACGGACACGAATGCAGTGCTCAAGTGCCACAGTCGTCAGccatcggcagcagcagcagttggtgGAAAGTGCAGCAATGCTGATCACCAACGGACggacgacgatgatgaggatgaggagcaGTTTCATTCGCGAGACTGCGGCATCTTGAATTGTCGTCCCTATGGCATCCAAAGATTCGCCCGCATCAAGATCTTTGTGCTGCTTCTTTCGCTGCTCGTGATGATGCAGCAAGCGCTCAGCTCGGGTTACATCAATTCAGTGATTACGACGATCGAGAAACGCTTTGAGATCCCCTCGAGTTACTCGGGTCTGATTGCGTCCAGCTACGAGATTGGCAACGTCATCACCGTCATCTTTGTCAGCTATCTCGGTAGTCGGCGGCACATTCCCGTCTGGATTGGCATCGGCGCCGTGATCATGGGCATTGGCTCGCTGGTGTTTATGGTGCCGCATTTTACCGGCGAACCCAATCCCGGCATTGCCATCAAGAACAAGACCAGCGACAACATTTGCCGCAGCGCTCTTGTGCGTGACCAGGACATGGATCTGGGACGCCTCTCGAGCGGACTCTCCAATCAGCCCCTGGCACCGCACACACTCCGCGAGGACAATTGCCTGGAGGGCAAAGCCTCCACCACGGGTCCCGTGCTGCTCTTTGTCCTAGCCCAGCTGCTGTTGGGTTGCGGTGGCAGTCCGCTCTTCACTCTGGGCACCACCTATGTGGACGATCATGTGCGCACCGAGAGCTCATCCATGTACATTGGCTGCATGTACAGCATGGCTGCCTTTGGCCCTGTCGTTGGCTTCCTGCTGGGCGCCTATCTGCTCAGCTTTCACATGGACTCGCTCTCATCCACCATCATTTCGATAA CTCCTGGTGATCGTCGCTGGGTGGGCATGTGGTGGGGAGGCTTCCTCCTATGCGGCGTCATTCTGCTCGTGGTCGCGGTGCCCTTCTTCAGCTTCCCCAAAGTGCTGACGcgcgagaagaagaagatacgCAAGAGCAGCGTCGTCCAACTGGCGCTGCCCAACAACTCGAGCGCAACGGCTGCCACCGATGAGCTGGGGAAGGTGAAGAAGGTGGAGATTGTGGCCGTGACCAGCAAAGAGGAGGAGGCACAATCCCCGCCCAAGGTGGACACTGGCTACGGCAAGGATATCAAGGATATACCACAGTCAATGCTGCGTCTGGTCAAGAATCCCGTGTACATTGTGACCTGCCTTGGCGCCTGCATGGAGCTGATGATTGTCTCTGGCTTTGTGGTGTTTCTGCCCAAGTACCTGGAGACACAGTTCAGTCTGGGCAAGAGTCAGGCGAACATCTTCACCGGTTCGATTGCAGTGCCCGGCGCCTGCATTGGCATCTTCATTGGCGGCTGTGTGCTCAAGAGATTCCAGCTGAAACCGAAGGGCGCTGTGCAGTTTGTACTGATCACGAATGTGATCTGCTTGGCCTGCTATGCCATGTTGTTCTTCTTGGGTTGTGATAATCTCAAAATGGCTGGCACAACAATACCCTACTACACGAAGCAGGGCTCGACACTGGAGCAACCGTTCCAGGTGAATCTCACGGCAGCGTGCAACTTTGGCTGCGAGTGCTTGACCAGCGAAGTGGAACCCGTTTGTGGCAACAATGGCTTGACCTACTTCAGTCCCTGTCACGCCGGCTGCACTGCCTTCTCCTCCAGCTCCAATTACACCAATTGTGCAT GTGTTCACGCCAATATTTCAAGCAGCATTTATCGTGGCGCCGGCGGCAGTCAGGCTCAAGCTCTCAGTGCCAACGAGGACTTTGCCGAGGTGACTGTGGTGCCGGTGGCCACCGCTGGCCCCTGTGCCACGCCCTGTCGCACCATTTATCCCTTCCTCATACTGCTCTTCTTCATGACCTTCGTGGTGGCCTCCACTCAGATGCCGCTGCTCATGATTGTGCTGCGATCCGTGTCCGAGGAGGAACGTTCCTTTGCTCTGGGCATGCAGTTTGTCATCTTCCGCTTGTTCGGTTATATTCCCGCTCCTATTCTGTTCGGCAATCTCATCGATTCCACGTGTCTGCTCTGGAAATCTTCTTGTGGAGAAAAAGGCGGTCGTTGTCTTATCTACGACATAGAAAAGTTCCGCTACAA ATATGTGGGTCTCTGTGCCACCGTCAAGCTGGTGGCACTCTTCATCTTCATTGTGGACTGGTGGCTAGTGCGCAGGCGCAAGCAGCTCGAGAAGATGAAGCCTCTGAATGCCAGCGATCCCATCATTGGCTCCATTATTAGCTTGGACAAAT TGTTCGAGGAGAAGCTGACAGGCAGTGAGCCGAACACAGGATTCGTTGGCGGCAACGGAGAGCTGATAATACCCACAGACATAATGCGGCACTCGCGAAATGATTCCCGCACCATGCAGCTGGAGTACTG TTACGACAAGTGTGGGCAGGTGATACCTGTGCCGAGCACTTGCCACGTGCCGCAGACCAAGTCTAAGAAGCACTTCCGCAGCGCTTCCTGCGATGTCAAAATGATACGTAGCTTTGCCAAGGATCACAATGTGGCTGGCGGAGTGGCGACTGCATCGGCTGCAGATGCAGCTGGCGACAAGTACAGGAATCTGAAGAAACTGCAGTCGCATACACGGAATCATTCGACGGATCTGAATCCGCAGGATGCGCGTCACAAGACGCTGCGCGATGATCCCACGCTGCCCATACGCTACATACAGAATCAGTTGCGGCCGCAGGATTGCGCCGAGgaggatgacgacgatgagCTGACCACGGGCTGTGGCCACTTTGTGAAGAAGCATTCGCGGAATCACAGCTACGATCAGATCTATATGCCCAATAACATACGCTTCGATGCGGACTTCTTGCGGCATCCACATCATGCGCACTCGCATCACAGCAATCCCAAGAAGAATGTCAATCTGCTGAAGAATGTGGTCAGTGGCGATGGCAAGTTGAAGAACTCCAATGAGacggaggcagcagcagcagctgtagcTGGCGGTGGTTCACGTTGCCATTCGCGCAACAACTCCAAGGATCTGAATAGTCAGCTGGCATTGACTGAACCAGCAGCCACTGGTCTCAGCATATTGCGGCATCGACGCACCAACTCCAAGGATCTGAACTACAGCATATTGCCAGAGACGTCTGTCGCCacagcggctgcagctgcatctgCGCAATCCTCCCACAGCAATCACACGCGGAATACGTCGCATCACAAGATACAGATCGATGATGATCGCAACGAGCTGATCAACGACCAGGACAACGAGGATGACGAGGATTCCTCAGTACGCTTGTAG
- the LOC117565924 gene encoding ERC protein 2: protein MSNSNSRKLYTNMERPSSSAMQMLYAELAAVKSQNTRLEEENLLLQHRLNRVSTDQHTNSAVNVEAKIKAFQMEEERDRILETLQLHKKKYNKLHDAYLEKVTRCKALEEMFKRQKTLTGLVMKSAVDQRNSEQQLLLEKRRSQQQSEQNNAAEVQQLQAKIAKMQKALDESYDIIDEMDFELESVDLLEMQNKNLRDEISALKAQLATAPPMPTDIDDPPPKYAPADPAGLDAHRDYRRKVASTRDSEYFLKNDDADAETLERAAMTHSLVQTVEAESNCLRRELLRSRYRLSIRAKLEKEEEEENQQDD, encoded by the exons ATGAGTAATAGCAACAGTCGGAAATTGTACACCAACATGGAGAGACCATCCTCGTCCGCCATGCAGATGCTCTATGCGGAGCTGGCAGcag TGAAATCTCAAAATACTCGCCTCGAGGAAGAGAATCTATTGCTGCAACATAGATTGAATCGTGTGTCCACTGATCAACATACAAATTCCGCAGTGAATGTCGAGGCCAAGATCAAGGCCTTCCAAATGGAAGAGGAACGTGATCGCATATTGGAAACCTTGCAGCTGCACAAGAAGAAGTATAATAAGTTGCACGATGCCTATCTGGAAAAGGTGACGCGTTGCAAGGCGTTGGAGGAAATGtttaaaaggcaaaaaacaCTTACGGGCTTGGTTATGAAATCAGCAGTAGATCAAAGGAATTCAG AACAGCAATTGCTTTTGGAGAAGCGCCGATCACAGCAACAAAGTGAGCAAAACAATGCTGCAGaagtgcagcagctgcaagcGAAAATCGCAAAGATGCAAAAGGCTTTGGACGAGTCTTATGACATAATTGATGAGATGGACTTTGAGCTAGAAAGC GTTGATTTGCTGGagatgcaaaataaaaacttacgTGATGAGATTTCGGCTTTAAAGGCGCAATTAGCGACGGCTCCTCCAATGCCGACAGATATCGACGATCCACCACCAAAATATGCGCCGGCAGATCCTGCAGGTCTCGATGCACATCGTGACTACCGCCGAAAGGTTGCGTCCACCCGCGACAGTGAATATTTCCTGAAAAACGACGATGCCGATGCTGAGACACTGGAACGTGCCGCCATGACTCATAGC CTGGTTCAAACTGTTGAGGCAGAAAGCAATTGCCTGCGCCGTGAGCTTTTGCGTTCGCGTTATCGACTCTCCATACGTGCTAAATTGGAgaaagaagaggaggaggaaaatCAACAAGACGACTAA